The following proteins are encoded in a genomic region of Methylobacterium tardum:
- a CDS encoding MGH1-like glycoside hydrolase domain-containing protein: protein MTKPNGVPRNLFETAEGRRLAEARTDPAWRQWGPYLSDRQWGTVREDYSAGGDAWDYLLHDHARSRAYRWGEDGIGGFGDRHLNWCLSLALWNGRDPILKERLFGLTNQEGNHGEDVKELYYYLDGLPTHAFMRMLYKYPQAAFPYGQLVAENARRGLDDPEYELLDTGLFDEGRYFDVEIAYAKAAPDDILMRVTATNRGPDAADLTLLPQLWARNIWSWKPDVAKPELMAGSDGSVWARHAAMPPMRFFAQGTAELLFTENETNTHRLFGSGPATGFYKDGIDRRVVRGDRGAANGLSGTKCAARYDLHLEPGETQILRLRLRAETVAGEPFADFDAVFAAREDDADAFYAALQAPIADPEMRLVQRQALAGMLWSKQLYHYDVREWLAGDPAQPAPAPERRHGRNSDWAHLRANDIISMPDAWEYPWFASWDLALQAIVFALIDPDFAKNQLLLLVDEAYAHPNAALPAYEWGFGDANPPVHALAAWRVFELDRALTGVPDHDFLKRIFNKLTLNFTWWVNRKDADDRNLFQGGFLGLDNIGIFDRSKPVGDGATLTQSDATAWMATYALNLMRIAIELALQDPTFEDMAEKFFEHFLLIAGATGAGVWDEADGFFYDVIETRDGQRLPIRVRTMVGLIPIFAVATINACDLEKLPSLRARMAFFLKNRPDLATLVSRWNEPGQGQTALLSLLRGHRLKALLHRALDPGEFLSDHGLRAVSRAYADQPFCFAWDGRDLGLAYEPAESRSRLFGGNSNWRGPVWMPVNYLLIAGLNRFHDYYGPDFRVEAPTGSGRTSSLREIARHLSHRLIGLSTRGSDGKRPVYGDSRIEQDDPNFRDHVLFYEYYDGDTGRGVGAAHQTGWSGLVALLIQDIATAAVEASASE from the coding sequence ATGACCAAGCCCAACGGCGTGCCGCGCAACCTCTTCGAGACCGCCGAGGGCCGTCGTCTCGCCGAGGCCCGCACCGACCCGGCTTGGCGCCAATGGGGACCGTATCTCAGCGACCGGCAATGGGGCACGGTCCGCGAGGATTACAGCGCGGGCGGGGACGCCTGGGACTACCTGCTCCACGACCATGCCCGCTCCCGGGCCTATCGCTGGGGCGAGGACGGGATCGGCGGCTTCGGCGACCGCCATCTCAACTGGTGCCTGTCGCTCGCGCTCTGGAACGGGCGCGACCCGATCCTGAAGGAACGACTGTTCGGTCTCACCAACCAGGAGGGCAATCACGGCGAGGACGTGAAGGAGCTCTACTACTACCTCGACGGCCTCCCGACCCACGCGTTCATGCGGATGCTCTACAAGTACCCGCAGGCCGCCTTCCCTTACGGACAGCTGGTCGCGGAGAATGCGAGGCGGGGCCTCGACGACCCGGAATACGAGCTGCTCGATACCGGTCTGTTTGACGAAGGCCGCTACTTCGACGTCGAGATCGCCTACGCCAAGGCCGCACCCGACGACATCCTGATGCGCGTCACCGCGACGAACCGCGGTCCTGACGCCGCCGACCTGACGCTCCTGCCGCAGCTCTGGGCACGCAATATCTGGTCTTGGAAACCGGACGTTGCCAAGCCGGAGCTGATGGCTGGGTCCGACGGCTCGGTCTGGGCCCGTCATGCCGCGATGCCGCCGATGCGGTTCTTCGCGCAGGGCACGGCGGAGCTGCTGTTCACCGAGAACGAGACCAACACCCACCGGCTGTTCGGCAGCGGCCCGGCCACGGGCTTCTACAAGGACGGGATCGACCGCCGCGTGGTCCGCGGCGACCGCGGCGCGGCCAACGGGCTGTCGGGCACCAAGTGCGCCGCCCGCTACGACCTGCATCTCGAGCCCGGGGAGACGCAGATCCTGCGCCTGCGGCTGCGCGCCGAGACGGTGGCCGGGGAGCCCTTCGCGGATTTCGATGCGGTCTTCGCCGCGCGCGAGGACGACGCGGACGCGTTCTACGCGGCGCTCCAGGCGCCGATCGCGGATCCCGAGATGCGTCTCGTCCAGCGGCAGGCGCTGGCCGGCATGCTCTGGTCGAAGCAGCTCTATCACTACGACGTGCGCGAGTGGCTCGCGGGCGATCCGGCCCAGCCCGCCCCCGCACCAGAGCGCCGGCACGGGCGCAACAGCGACTGGGCGCACCTCCGCGCCAACGACATCATCTCGATGCCGGACGCCTGGGAGTATCCCTGGTTCGCGTCCTGGGACCTCGCCCTCCAGGCGATCGTCTTCGCGCTGATCGACCCCGATTTCGCCAAGAACCAGCTGCTGCTCCTCGTCGACGAGGCTTACGCGCATCCGAACGCGGCGCTGCCGGCCTACGAGTGGGGGTTCGGCGACGCCAACCCGCCGGTTCATGCCCTGGCGGCCTGGCGGGTGTTCGAGCTGGACCGCGCGCTCACCGGCGTGCCCGACCACGACTTCCTCAAGCGGATCTTCAACAAGCTCACCCTGAACTTCACCTGGTGGGTGAACCGCAAGGATGCGGACGACCGCAACCTGTTCCAGGGCGGTTTCCTCGGGCTCGACAATATCGGGATCTTCGACCGCTCGAAGCCGGTGGGCGATGGAGCGACCCTCACCCAGTCCGACGCGACGGCCTGGATGGCGACCTACGCCCTCAACCTGATGCGCATCGCCATCGAGCTGGCACTTCAGGATCCGACCTTCGAGGACATGGCGGAGAAGTTCTTCGAGCATTTCCTCCTGATCGCGGGCGCCACCGGCGCGGGCGTGTGGGACGAAGCGGACGGCTTCTTCTACGACGTGATCGAGACCCGGGACGGCCAGCGGCTGCCGATCCGGGTGCGGACCATGGTCGGCCTGATCCCGATCTTCGCCGTCGCGACGATCAACGCGTGCGACCTCGAGAAGCTGCCGTCGCTGCGCGCCCGGATGGCGTTCTTCCTGAAGAACCGACCGGATCTCGCGACCCTGGTCTCGCGCTGGAACGAGCCCGGCCAGGGTCAGACCGCGCTGCTCTCCCTGCTGCGCGGCCACCGGCTGAAGGCGCTGCTGCACCGGGCCCTCGATCCGGGCGAGTTCCTGTCGGATCACGGCCTGCGCGCCGTATCCCGGGCCTACGCGGACCAACCGTTCTGCTTCGCGTGGGACGGCCGCGACCTCGGCCTCGCCTATGAGCCCGCGGAATCCCGGTCACGCTTGTTCGGCGGCAATTCGAATTGGCGCGGCCCGGTCTGGATGCCGGTGAACTATCTGCTGATCGCAGGACTCAACCGCTTCCACGACTATTACGGACCGGATTTCCGGGTGGAGGCGCCGACCGGTTCGGGCCGGACCTCCTCGCTGCGCGAGATCGCCCGGCATCTGTCCCATCGCCTGATCGGCCTCTCGACCCGCGGATCCGACGGGAAGCGGCCGGTCTACGGGGACAGCCGCATCGAGCAGGACGACCCGAACTTCCGCGACCACGTCCTCTTCTACGAATACTACGATGGTGACACCGGACGCGGCGTCGGCGCCGCGCACCAGACCGGATGGTCCGGGCTCGTGGCCTTGCTGATTCAGGACATCGCGACGGCGGCCGTCGAGGCGTCAGCTTCGGAATGA
- a CDS encoding response regulator: MNAIASQIDVAATRLPVLVIDDHPIVLQGCRRVLEDAGVETIAEATTVVGGYRIFHRLRPPVVICDLTFQGSGMAGLGLIRRIRAVAPETRILVFSMHNDPVIVARALEAGALGYVLKDHASAELFEAFGKVRIGEVYLDRRLATEVAMLRADARRTPESQLTPREQQILARLAQGRSYGAIAADLSVSYKTVTNACSQMRQKLGVRTLAELIHVAVTHAQRQG, encoded by the coding sequence ATGAACGCCATCGCTTCCCAGATCGACGTCGCAGCAACCCGTCTGCCGGTCCTGGTGATCGACGACCACCCGATCGTGCTGCAGGGCTGTCGACGCGTGCTGGAAGATGCCGGCGTCGAGACCATCGCGGAAGCGACCACGGTGGTCGGCGGCTACCGCATCTTCCACCGGCTGCGGCCGCCGGTGGTGATCTGCGATCTGACCTTCCAGGGCAGCGGCATGGCCGGCCTCGGCCTGATCCGCAGGATCCGCGCGGTGGCGCCGGAGACGCGCATCCTCGTCTTCAGCATGCACAACGACCCGGTCATCGTCGCGCGCGCCCTGGAGGCTGGAGCCCTCGGCTACGTCCTGAAGGACCATGCTTCGGCCGAGCTGTTCGAGGCCTTCGGCAAGGTGCGGATCGGCGAAGTCTATCTGGACCGCCGACTCGCCACCGAGGTGGCGATGCTGCGCGCCGACGCCCGCCGCACCCCGGAATCGCAGCTCACGCCCCGCGAGCAGCAGATCCTGGCCCGTCTCGCCCAGGGGCGCTCCTACGGCGCCATCGCGGCCGACCTGTCGGTCAGCTACAAGACCGTCACCAACGCCTGCTCGCAGATGCGCCAGAAGCTCGGCGTGCGCACCCTCGCGGAACTGATCCACGTCGCCGTCACCCACGCGCAGCGGCAGGGTTAG
- a CDS encoding MucR family transcriptional regulator — MRTASPSVELAAKILSAYVTRNSVPADLLPELLLQVHRSIAALDQPSKTSIDRPTDAQIRASIRPDSLISFEDGKPYKALRRHLTIRGLTPEAYRAKWGLPVDYPLVSAAYSARRSNISRQIGISQRLRVRQAAE, encoded by the coding sequence ATGCGCACCGCCTCGCCGAGTGTTGAACTCGCAGCGAAGATCTTGAGCGCGTATGTAACGCGCAACAGCGTGCCCGCGGATCTTCTGCCCGAGCTGCTCTTGCAGGTTCACCGCTCGATCGCGGCGCTGGACCAACCCTCGAAGACGTCGATCGACCGGCCGACCGACGCGCAGATCCGCGCCTCGATCCGCCCTGATTCGCTGATCAGCTTCGAAGACGGGAAGCCCTACAAGGCCTTGCGCCGCCACCTGACCATTCGCGGTCTGACCCCCGAGGCCTACCGGGCGAAATGGGGCCTGCCCGTCGACTATCCGCTGGTCTCGGCCGCCTACAGCGCCCGCCGGTCGAACATCTCGCGTCAGATCGGGATAAGCCAGCGGCTGCGGGTCAGACAGGCGGCGGAGTAG
- a CDS encoding LrgB family protein — MSGDFSLWVYLAKTPLLWLTVTLTAYVLADRIAAATGRHPIANPVLITVALVGGVLAVTGTPYPAYFEGAQFVHFLLGPATVVLAMPLYERRATVMRALVPMLTALAAGSATTLAVVIGLARLLDIPQPVLVSLAPKSVTSGVAMGIAEALGGDPTLTAILVILTGIIGAILVTPMMNVLRIHDMRARGFAAGLAAHGIGTARAFQVSEVAGTFAGIAMGLNAFVTAILAPLALHLLF; from the coding sequence ATGAGCGGCGACTTCTCCCTCTGGGTCTATCTCGCCAAGACGCCGCTGCTGTGGCTGACGGTGACTTTGACGGCCTACGTCCTGGCGGACCGGATCGCCGCGGCCACCGGCCGGCATCCGATCGCCAATCCGGTGCTCATCACCGTGGCGTTGGTCGGCGGGGTCCTGGCGGTGACCGGCACACCGTATCCCGCCTATTTCGAGGGCGCGCAGTTCGTGCACTTTTTGCTCGGACCCGCCACCGTGGTGCTTGCCATGCCGCTCTACGAGCGGCGGGCCACCGTGATGCGCGCGCTGGTGCCCATGCTCACGGCCCTGGCCGCGGGCTCGGCCACGACCTTGGCCGTCGTGATCGGCCTGGCGCGGTTGCTCGACATCCCGCAGCCGGTTCTCGTGTCGCTCGCGCCGAAATCGGTGACCTCGGGTGTCGCCATGGGCATCGCCGAGGCGCTCGGCGGCGACCCGACGCTGACCGCCATCCTGGTGATCCTCACGGGCATCATCGGCGCGATCCTCGTGACGCCGATGATGAACGTGCTGCGGATCCACGACATGCGGGCCCGGGGCTTCGCGGCCGGGCTCGCGGCGCACGGCATCGGCACGGCGCGCGCCTTCCAGGTCAGCGAGGTGGCCGGCACCTTCGCGGGCATCGCCATGGGGCTCAACGCGTTCGTGACGGCGATCCTGGCGCCGCTGGCGCTGCACCTGCTGTTCTGA
- a CDS encoding CidA/LrgA family protein gives MIASLALILLAQLMGEILARGAGVPIPGPVIGMGLMFAFLLVRDNARFGLPRYLPKPLTDGTLESTARGLLMNLSLMFVPAGVGVVGRLDLLRAQGLKLAIVLVVSTALSLLVTVLVFRAVAALVERRGSDREP, from the coding sequence ATGATCGCGAGCTTGGCGCTGATCCTGCTCGCTCAGCTCATGGGTGAGATCCTCGCCCGCGGCGCCGGGGTGCCGATCCCGGGCCCGGTCATCGGCATGGGGCTGATGTTCGCGTTCCTGCTTGTGCGCGACAATGCCCGGTTCGGCTTGCCCCGCTATCTTCCGAAGCCGCTCACCGACGGAACGCTCGAATCCACGGCGCGCGGCCTGTTGATGAACCTGTCGCTCATGTTCGTCCCGGCGGGCGTCGGTGTCGTCGGCCGCCTGGATCTGCTGCGGGCGCAGGGCCTCAAGCTCGCCATCGTGCTGGTCGTCTCGACCGCGCTGTCGCTCCTGGTCACCGTCCTGGTCTTCCGCGCCGTGGCGGCCTTGGTGGAACGGCGCGGGTCCGATCGGGAGCCCTGA
- a CDS encoding DJ-1/PfpI family protein: MAAAAAAAAAWPALAAGSDTPGLIPPDRSVRIAMLLFPGMTALDLVGPQTLLAGMAQDSLYLVAEQIGPVATDTGLALVATHSFETCPQALDVLFVPGGDGTPAQMRNPTLLAFLRERAARAMWLTGVCTGSLILGAAGLLRGYRATSHWCLRNAALPLLGAEPVAERVVFDRNRVTGAGVSAGLDLGLALAARLRGAEYARTAQLVAEYAPEPPFQAGTPAQAGPAAVRAADAILAPLVAGATEAARCPERGVSDAALPR, translated from the coding sequence ATGGCCGCCGCAGCGGCGGCGGCGGCCGCTTGGCCGGCGCTCGCCGCAGGATCCGACACGCCCGGACTGATCCCGCCGGATCGATCGGTCCGGATCGCCATGCTGCTGTTCCCGGGCATGACCGCCCTCGACCTCGTGGGGCCGCAGACGCTGCTCGCCGGGATGGCTCAGGACAGCCTCTACCTTGTCGCCGAACAGATCGGTCCGGTCGCGACAGACACCGGGCTCGCTCTCGTGGCGACGCACAGCTTCGAGACGTGTCCGCAGGCGCTCGATGTCCTGTTCGTACCCGGCGGCGACGGTACGCCGGCGCAGATGCGCAATCCGACGCTGCTCGCCTTCCTGCGCGAACGCGCCGCGCGGGCGATGTGGCTGACCGGTGTGTGCACCGGTTCGCTGATCCTCGGCGCCGCCGGGCTGCTGCGGGGTTACCGGGCCACCTCGCACTGGTGCCTGCGCAATGCGGCCCTGCCGCTCCTCGGTGCCGAGCCGGTGGCCGAGCGCGTGGTGTTCGACCGGAACCGCGTCACGGGAGCGGGCGTCTCGGCCGGGCTCGATCTCGGGTTGGCCCTCGCCGCGCGGCTGCGCGGTGCGGAGTACGCCCGAACCGCTCAGCTCGTCGCCGAGTATGCGCCGGAACCGCCGTTCCAGGCCGGCACGCCCGCGCAGGCTGGACCGGCTGCCGTCCGGGCCGCCGACGCGATCCTGGCGCCGCTGGTCGCCGGAGCGACGGAAGCGGCGCGGTGTCCCGAGCGCGGCGTCAGCGATGCAGCTCTGCCACGCTGA
- a CDS encoding ATP-binding protein: MDFGDAAAMRHGVDTGPKHLTLDDAPAPFKHRTGRWPWAGWSTRARLVAVVLLIDALAALISCGVIVLNARTAVRVETRASLATVESLVADTIRLSDTSNPDTLLQTLDLRFKVLRHVRVAVRDADGDQIGQPALPHRSEREAPRWFADLIMPPIERHTLPIAVNGQQLGTAQITTQPLDEIGEIWGYARALSLTTLAINAAMLIALYIALGRILAPLRRLGVGLTQLEHHDYTARLEPPGARELAVIADRFNKVAAALGEVRAANGRLNRQLLTAQDDERRRTALELHDEFGPCLFALEANAASIARIASGPAEPSREKLAARADEISTIVGQVQTVNRELLNRLRPHGLGQAPLATCLDLLLRGFAQRHPAIAFVGRFDGLARGYGDLVDLTVFRCVQESATNAVRHGGATRVEAEAGEVDGRVQATIRDNGTGIPAEHGTGLGLSGMRERVEALGGSFALDKGGPGAIVRITIPVPPEQGDENNAPSA, translated from the coding sequence ATGGACTTCGGCGACGCGGCCGCTATGCGTCACGGAGTGGATACAGGACCGAAACACCTGACGCTGGACGACGCGCCCGCGCCCTTCAAGCACCGTACCGGGCGGTGGCCCTGGGCGGGCTGGTCCACGCGCGCGCGGCTCGTCGCCGTCGTGCTGTTGATCGACGCGCTGGCGGCCCTGATCTCCTGCGGCGTGATCGTGCTCAACGCCCGCACGGCCGTGCGGGTCGAGACCCGCGCGTCGCTGGCGACCGTCGAGTCCCTGGTCGCGGACACGATCCGCCTCTCGGACACCAGCAACCCCGACACGCTGCTTCAGACCCTGGACCTCCGCTTCAAGGTGCTCCGTCACGTCCGCGTCGCCGTGCGCGACGCCGACGGGGACCAGATCGGGCAGCCGGCCTTGCCCCACCGGTCCGAGCGCGAGGCGCCGCGCTGGTTCGCCGACCTGATCATGCCGCCGATCGAGCGGCACACCCTGCCCATCGCGGTGAACGGCCAGCAGCTCGGCACCGCGCAGATCACCACGCAGCCGCTCGACGAGATCGGCGAGATCTGGGGCTACGCCCGGGCGCTGTCGCTGACCACCCTGGCGATCAACGCCGCAATGCTGATCGCGCTCTACATCGCCCTCGGCCGCATCCTGGCGCCGCTGCGGCGGCTCGGCGTCGGTCTGACGCAGTTGGAGCACCACGATTACACGGCGCGGCTGGAGCCCCCCGGAGCCCGCGAGCTGGCGGTGATCGCCGACCGCTTCAACAAGGTGGCGGCGGCACTGGGTGAGGTCCGCGCCGCCAACGGTCGGCTCAATCGCCAGCTGTTGACCGCGCAGGATGACGAGCGGCGCCGCACCGCCCTCGAATTGCACGATGAGTTCGGCCCGTGCCTGTTCGCCCTCGAAGCCAATGCCGCCTCGATCGCCCGGATCGCATCCGGTCCCGCCGAGCCCAGCCGCGAGAAGCTTGCGGCCCGGGCCGACGAGATCAGTACCATCGTGGGTCAGGTCCAGACGGTGAACCGGGAACTCCTGAACCGCCTGCGGCCGCACGGGCTCGGCCAGGCGCCCCTGGCCACCTGCCTCGACCTGCTCCTGCGCGGGTTCGCCCAGCGTCATCCCGCCATCGCCTTCGTCGGCCGGTTCGACGGGCTGGCGCGCGGCTACGGCGACCTCGTGGACCTCACCGTGTTCCGCTGCGTGCAGGAGAGTGCCACCAACGCCGTCCGCCACGGGGGCGCGACGCGGGTGGAGGCCGAGGCCGGCGAGGTGGACGGGCGGGTGCAGGCCACGATCCGCGACAACGGCACCGGAATCCCGGCTGAACACGGGACCGGCCTCGGTCTTTCGGGGATGCGGGAGCGCGTCGAGGCCCTTGGCGGCAGCTTCGCCCTTGACAAAGGCGGCCCCGGAGCAATCGTCCGGATCACGATCCCCGTTCCGCCGGAGCAGGGCGACGAGAACAACGCGCCGAGCGCATGA
- a CDS encoding HAD-IA family hydrolase: protein MSEIPLPTRPFSALLFDMDGTIISSIASAERVWSRWAEAHGLDVASFLPTIHGVQSVETIRRLNLPGVDPEAEAAAITRAEMDDVGDITEIAGARAFLKALPPERWAIVTSAPRALATRRLAAAGMPLPALMVAAEDVRHGKPAPDCFLMAAERLGVAAPECLVFEDAPAGIQAAEAAGATVLVVTATHHRPVSAGHAAFPDYRGLSVEAAADGIRVIART from the coding sequence ATGTCCGAGATTCCGCTTCCGACGCGCCCCTTCTCCGCGCTGCTGTTCGACATGGACGGCACGATCATCAGCTCGATCGCCTCGGCGGAGCGGGTCTGGTCGCGCTGGGCCGAGGCGCACGGCCTCGACGTGGCGTCGTTCCTGCCGACCATCCATGGGGTGCAGTCGGTGGAGACGATCCGGCGCCTCAACCTGCCCGGTGTCGATCCGGAGGCAGAGGCTGCCGCGATCACGCGGGCCGAGATGGACGATGTCGGCGACATCACGGAGATTGCCGGGGCGCGGGCCTTCCTGAAGGCGCTGCCGCCGGAGCGCTGGGCGATCGTCACCTCGGCGCCCCGGGCCCTGGCGACCCGGCGCCTCGCGGCGGCCGGGATGCCGCTGCCCGCCCTCATGGTGGCCGCCGAGGACGTTCGTCACGGCAAGCCCGCGCCGGACTGTTTCCTGATGGCGGCGGAGCGGCTGGGCGTCGCGGCACCGGAATGCCTGGTCTTCGAGGACGCGCCGGCCGGCATCCAGGCGGCCGAGGCCGCCGGCGCGACCGTGCTGGTCGTCACCGCCACCCATCACAGGCCGGTGAGCGCCGGACACGCCGCGTTCCCGGATTACCGCGGACTCTCAGTCGAGGCCGCCGCGGACGGGATCCGCGTGATCGCGCGCACCTGA
- a CDS encoding TerB family tellurite resistance protein, with protein MSLIARLRAYATEALGVGSHETVDDTHLAATALLVHVARVDGILAPSESERLSRLVQGHYADGPDAARALIERAAAIDNETRDVASLVEMIPHEADRTERQELLTMAWSVAAADGHVDEFEEALVERLGRLLGFGDGAIAAARRTGQHSVGIA; from the coding sequence ATGTCCTTGATCGCACGCCTGCGCGCCTACGCGACCGAGGCCCTCGGCGTCGGCAGCCACGAAACCGTCGACGACACGCATCTGGCCGCCACGGCGCTCCTCGTCCACGTCGCCCGGGTCGACGGGATCCTGGCCCCGTCCGAGAGCGAGCGCCTGTCCCGCCTCGTGCAGGGTCATTACGCGGACGGCCCGGACGCGGCGCGCGCGCTGATCGAGCGGGCCGCCGCCATCGACAACGAGACGCGCGACGTCGCGAGCCTCGTGGAGATGATCCCCCACGAGGCCGACAGGACCGAGCGACAGGAGCTGCTGACCATGGCTTGGTCGGTCGCGGCCGCAGATGGCCATGTCGATGAATTCGAGGAGGCGCTGGTCGAGCGCCTCGGCCGCCTGCTCGGCTTCGGCGACGGCGCCATCGCGGCCGCGCGGCGCACCGGTCAGCACAGCGTCGGAATCGCCTGA
- a CDS encoding calcium:proton antiporter, whose protein sequence is MTAALRVAVAWATVLAFAWFGKDWLGDLSQPLFAGGLFAWLLAVIVWSAFGVVHEAEELAHRLGEPLGTLVLTLAIVIIEVSLISAVMLSAKDAPTLGRDTMFAVLMIVLNGVVGLGLLVGGLRHHQQRYNLQGASAFMAVIIPLTTIALIIPNFTSSTSDGTLTTLQAVTFSVFTLALYGVFLLIQTGRHSEFFIDAEARDADAHPGEASSVSGGSVAKHVGLLLANVLPIVILAKSLAVILDHGIAALGAPSALGGVLIAAIVFTPEGISALKAVARNELQRAINLCLGAATSTVGLTVPAILTIGLLTGQTVVLGLKPTEMTLLAVTLILSAQTFSGSRTTVLEGAVHLVLFFVYLVLIFSP, encoded by the coding sequence ATGACGGCAGCCCTGCGGGTGGCGGTAGCCTGGGCGACGGTTCTCGCCTTCGCGTGGTTCGGCAAGGACTGGCTCGGCGACCTGTCGCAGCCGCTCTTCGCAGGCGGATTGTTCGCGTGGCTGCTGGCGGTGATCGTGTGGTCTGCGTTCGGCGTGGTGCATGAGGCCGAGGAACTGGCTCACCGGCTGGGAGAGCCGCTGGGCACCCTGGTGCTCACCCTCGCCATCGTCATCATCGAGGTGTCGCTGATCTCCGCCGTGATGCTCTCGGCCAAGGACGCGCCGACGCTCGGCCGCGACACGATGTTCGCCGTGCTGATGATCGTGCTGAACGGCGTGGTCGGGCTCGGCCTTCTGGTCGGCGGCCTGCGCCACCACCAGCAGCGCTACAACCTCCAGGGGGCCTCGGCCTTCATGGCGGTGATCATCCCGCTCACCACCATCGCGCTGATCATCCCGAACTTCACCAGCTCCACCAGCGACGGGACGCTGACGACCTTACAGGCGGTGACGTTCTCGGTGTTCACGCTGGCCCTCTACGGCGTGTTCCTGCTGATCCAGACCGGCCGGCACAGCGAGTTCTTCATCGATGCCGAGGCCCGGGATGCGGACGCGCATCCCGGTGAGGCCTCCTCCGTGTCGGGCGGCAGTGTCGCCAAGCATGTCGGCCTGCTGCTCGCCAACGTCCTGCCGATCGTCATCCTGGCCAAGAGCCTCGCGGTCATCCTCGACCACGGCATCGCGGCGCTCGGCGCTCCCTCGGCGCTGGGCGGCGTGCTGATCGCCGCCATCGTGTTCACGCCAGAGGGCATCTCGGCGCTCAAGGCGGTGGCCCGCAACGAGCTGCAGCGGGCGATCAACCTGTGCCTCGGCGCCGCCACCTCGACGGTCGGCCTCACCGTGCCGGCGATCCTGACCATCGGCCTGCTCACCGGACAGACGGTGGTGCTCGGCCTCAAGCCCACCGAGATGACCCTGCTCGCCGTGACGCTGATCCTCAGCGCTCAGACCTTCTCGGGCTCGCGAACGACCGTGCTCGAAGGCGCGGTGCACCTCGTGCTGTTCTTCGTCTACCTCGTGCTGATCTTCAGCCCGTGA
- a CDS encoding TenA family protein yields MALAMTGDGGPGSFSGEAWTRNAAACDIIGAMPFNAELAAGTLPRETFQHYIVQDAHYLIGFGRALSLAAAKAPEPDGIVQFSRAAQDAIVVERALHGGFFRDYGIGPESFAATPLTPACDHYVSYLLATAYAEPFEVVCAALLPCFWIYKAVGDDIFARAAAGNPYRAWIDTYAGEEFAEAVAGMIAATDRAALTASAGTRERMHRAFTQATRLEWMFWDSAYRDAGWPV; encoded by the coding sequence ATGGCCCTCGCGATGACGGGTGACGGTGGCCCGGGCTCCTTCTCCGGCGAGGCCTGGACGCGAAACGCCGCCGCCTGCGACATCATCGGGGCGATGCCGTTCAATGCCGAGCTCGCCGCCGGCACGCTGCCGCGGGAGACCTTCCAGCACTACATCGTCCAGGATGCCCATTACCTGATCGGCTTCGGCCGGGCGCTCAGTCTCGCCGCCGCGAAGGCGCCGGAACCGGACGGGATCGTGCAGTTCTCCCGGGCCGCGCAGGACGCGATCGTGGTGGAGCGCGCGCTCCACGGCGGCTTCTTCCGTGATTACGGAATCGGCCCCGAGAGCTTCGCGGCGACGCCGCTGACGCCGGCCTGCGACCACTACGTGTCCTACCTGCTGGCGACGGCCTACGCGGAGCCCTTCGAGGTCGTCTGCGCCGCCCTGCTGCCCTGCTTCTGGATCTACAAGGCCGTGGGCGACGACATCTTCGCCCGCGCCGCGGCCGGGAATCCGTATCGGGCCTGGATCGACACCTATGCGGGCGAGGAATTCGCCGAAGCGGTGGCCGGGATGATCGCGGCGACCGATCGGGCGGCGCTGACGGCTTCGGCGGGCACGCGCGAGCGGATGCACCGGGCCTTCACGCAGGCGACCCGGCTCGAATGGATGTTCTGGGACAGTGCCTACCGCGACGCCGGATGGCCGGTCTGA